One region of Podospora bellae-mahoneyi strain CBS 112042 chromosome 1 map unlocalized CBS112042p_1.2, whole genome shotgun sequence genomic DNA includes:
- a CDS encoding uncharacterized protein (EggNog:ENOG503NV0H; COG:L) — protein sequence MASSRKRSVSDGDEDGQNDNQQRSAPQSLTHPISPPLKKRRLPDTPTEAKYHPPFKSVGSPFQLTKIKDLPAGLNKDTYTLRDVLGDPLISECWEFNYLHDIDFLMSAFDEDVRSLVKVHVVHGFWKREDPNRLALQESAARFNNVTLHTAFLPEMFGTHHSKMFILLRHDDTAQLVIHTANLITRDWTNMTQGAWFSPRLPLLKPEHGEGRPRIGNGAKFKLDFLNYLRAYDTKRPTCKDITTKLMKYDFSSINGSLISSVPGRHTVTQSTSSTNFGWAAMKSALAAVPIHSTIEHKPEVAIQISSIATLGPTDSWLKNTFLHTIGNTPATTFKVVFPTPDEIRKSLDGYMSGGSIHTKTQSPQQVKQLQYLKPLFHHWANDSASGLPINASKLKNSGRKRAAPHIKTYIRSHRPTPESSETDIHIDWALLTSANLSKQAWGEALSAKENTVRISSYEIGVLVWPGLYGENAVMKPAFLEDALPPPEQTRGDGDGKGKEDYDGKDEVVEVALRMPYDLPLQLYGPGEVPWVATASHTEPDWMGRIWQA from the exons ATGGCATCGTCAAGGAAAAGGAGCGTCAgcgatggagatgaagatggccAAAACGATAATCAGCAACGGTCGGCTCCTCAGTCACTTACACATCCCATAAGCCCCCCACTCAAGAAACGGCGACTACCAGACACACCCACCGAAGCCAAATACCACCCGCCGTTCAAGTCTGTTGGGTCGCCTTTTCAGTTAACAAAGATCAAAGATCTTCCCGCGGGGTTGAACAAGGATACCTATACGTTGCGGGATGTCCTGGGGGACCCTTTGATATCAGAATGTTGGGAGTTCAACTACCTCCACGATATCGACTTTCTCATGTCAGCctttgatgaggatgttcgAAGTCTCGTAAAAGTCCATGTTGTTCATGGGttctggaagagggaggacCCGAATAGGTTGGCGCTCCAA GAATCTGCCGCTCGCTTCAACAATGTCACCCTCCATACAGCATTTCTTCCCGAAATGTTCGGTACACATCATTCCAAGATGTTCATCCTTCTGAGACACGACGATACAGCCCAGCTCGTCATACATACAGCCAACCTCATCACAAGAGACTGGACAAACATGACACAAGGAGCCTGGTTCTCTCCTAGACTTCCTCTACTGAAGCCCGAACATGGCGAAGGTCGGCCCAGAATAGGCAATGGAGCCAAGTTTAAACTGGACTTTCTAAACTATCTTCGAGCCTATGACACCAAAAGACCAACTTGCAaagacatcaccaccaagctcatGAAGTACgacttctcctccatcaatGGCTCACTAATATCTAGTGTTCCGGGCCGACACACGGTCACTcagtccacctcctccacaaatTTTGGCTGGGCAGCCATGAAGTCAGCTCTCGCCGCCGTCCCCATTCACAGCACCATTGAACACAAACCAGAAGTTGCCATTCAAATCTCCAGTATAGCCACCTTGGGCCCAACTGACTCCTGGTTGAAAAACACCTTCCTTCACACCATCGGCAACACGCCCGCCACCACTTTCAAAGTCGTCTTCCCCACCCCAGACGAGATCCGAAAATCTCTCGACGGTTACATGTCCGGCGGCTCAATCCACACCAAAACCCAGTCCCCTCAGCAAGTCAAGCAGCTCCAGTATCTGAAACCATTGTTCCACCACTGGGCCAACGACTCCGCGTCTGGTTTGC CCATCAACGCTTCCAAACTCAAAAACTCCGGCCGCAAGCGCGCGGCCCCCCACATCAAAACTTATATCCGCTCCCACCGCCCAACCCCGGAGTCATCCGAGACAGACATACACATCGACTGGGCCCTGCTCACGTcagccaacctctccaaacAAGCCTGGGGCGAGGCCCTCTCCGCAAAAGAGAACACCGTCCGAATCTCTTCCTACGAAATCGGAGTGTTGGTCTGGCCGGGGTTGTATGGCGAGAATGCGGTGATGAAGCCTGCTTTCCTGGAGGATgcactccctcctccggaACAAACtcgtggtgatggagatggcaagggaaaggaagatTATGACGGGAAGGATGAGGTCGTCGAGGTGGCTTTGAGGATGCCGTATGACCTGCCTCTGCAACTATACGGACCGGGCGAGGTTCCTTGGGTGGCAACTGCTAGCCATACCGAGCCGGattggatggggaggatttGGCAGGCTTGA
- a CDS encoding uncharacterized protein (COG:O; EggNog:ENOG503NWMI) encodes MRLRNLFLFGAAALATASPPSADTEEDITRENTYFNGKKVPPILELTPANYKEELKKSKFLMVKHFSPWCGHCQEFLPTFQTLYEYYYTSKPVGKDADFTGFYDFRFAELNCVAYADLCTENKVAAWPTTILFEDGEPLVTFRGVKHISVLSGAVEDALEKVKPNTRPKTLELPEPGDKTSPDAKAETEKTEKADAREKGSEKELVKDTEKEKETETSTAASADASTEGEATPKKTYTVNYNTPSQKVAPKPSNPNPKGLSVPLTWELFQSMVTLTQEPWFVKFYAPWCHHCQAMAPNWEQLAKEMKGRLNIGEVNCDRDTRLCKELRVRGYPSIMFFKGGEKVEYEGLRGLGDFVQYAEKAIDLSSGVPDVDFDSFKALEEKEEVIFLYFYDHATTSEDFLSLERYPLSLIGKAKLVKTRDPKLYDRYKITTWPRLIVSREGRPTYYTPLAPREMRDTRMVLNWMKSVWLPLVPELTPSNARDIMDGKIVVLGVLNRENEDSFRGAIREMKSAANEWMDKQIQLFQIHRQDLRDAKQLRIEEAEDRGDQRALRNAKNIRINMDRSDMKEATFAWVDGNFWQRWIRTTYGIDAKDGDRVIINDEDKRRYWDQTSTGNPIVPSRTSILETLNKVTVNPPKLKPKLTIGVIEKMFFDIKMTFKEHPYLSMGCILGIAFGLFQWLMGRTTRRARGHFKLEEGVGMKESKPSTLFGGSSNTATKAD; translated from the exons ATGAGGCTACGCAACCTCTTTCTCTTCGGGGCGGCCGCGCTGGCGaccgcctcaccaccatcagccgacacggaggaggatatcacACGAGAAAACACATACTTCAATGGCAAGAAGGTTCCACCGATTTTGGAACTCACCCCGGCCAATTACAAGGAGGAATTAAAAAAGTCAAAGTTCCTGATGGTCAAACACTTCAG CCCGTGGTGCGGACATTGCCAGGAATTTTTGCCGACCTTCCAGACGTTGTACGAGTATTACTACACATCGAAGCCAGTGGGCAAGGATGCCGACTTCACCGGGTTCTATGATTTCAGATTCGCCGAACTCAACTGCGTTGCGTACGCCGATTTATGTACTGAGAACAAGGTCGCCGCATGGCCAACAACAATTTTGtttgaggatggcgagccTTTGGTCACCTTTAGGGGCGTCAAGCACATTAGTGTTCTCAGTGGTGCTGTCGAAGATGCGCTCGAGAAGGTGAAGCCCAACACCAGGCCCAAAACCCTCGAGCTCCCCGAACCTGGCGACAAGACATCCCCTGATGCCAAGGCCGAAACCGAGAAGACCGAGAAGGCAGATGCCAGGGAAAAGGGCTCTGAAAAAGAGCTGGTCAAGGACactgagaaggagaaggagaccgaaacctccaccgccgccagcgccgATGCTTCAACGGAAGGGGAAGCGACACCAAAGAAGACCTACACTGTCAACTACAATACCCCTTCGCAGAAGGTCGCCCCTAAGCCGTCGAACCCCAATCCCAAGGGTCTCTCCGTTCCTCTGACTTGGGAATTGTTCCAAAGCATGGTTACCCTCACCCAGGAGCCTTGGTTTGTCAAGTTTTATGCACCATGGTGTCACCACTGCCAGGCTATGGCCCCGAATTGGGAGCAGTTGGCCAAGGAAATGAAGGGCAGGCTCAACATTGGTGAGGTCAACTGCGACCGCGACACTAGGCTTTGCAAGGAACTCCGCGTCCGTGGCTATCCTTCCATCATGTTCTTCAAGGGCGGTGAGAAGGTCGAGTACGAGGGCCTTCGCGGGCTGGGCGACTTTGTCCAGTATGCTGAAAAGGCCATTGATCTCTCCAGCGGGGTTCCGGATGTCGATTTCGACTCTTTCAAGGCTCtcgaagagaaggaggaggtcatTTTCCTCTACTTCTACGATCATGCTACCACCAGCGAAGACTTCCTTTCTTTGGAGCGTTATCCTCTCAGCCTTATTGGCAAAGCCAAGTTGGTCAAGACCCGGGATCCCAAGTTGTATGATCGATACAAGATTACCACTTGGCCACGTCTGATTGTTTCGCGCGAGGGCCGCCCGACTTACTACACTCCTCTCGCGCCTAGGGAAATGAGGGATACCAGAATGGTTCTCAACTGGATGAAGTCCGTCTGGCTCCCCCTTGTTCCCGAGCTTACCCCGTCCAACGCCCGCGACATCATGGACGGCAAGATTGTTGTTCTGGGGGTTCTAAACAGAGAGAATGAGGATTCTTTCCGCGGCGCTATCCGTGAGATGAAGAGTGCGGCCAACGAGTGGATGGATAAGCAGATTCAGCTCTTTCAGATCCATCGCCAGGACCTTCGCGACGCCAAGCAGCTCCGcatcgaggaggccgaggatcGTGGTGACCAGCGGGCTCTGCGCAACGCCAAGAACATTCGCATCAACATGGACAGGTCGGACATGAAAGAGGCTACCTTTGCCTGGGTTGACGGCAACTTCTGGCAGCGGTGGATTCGCACCACTTATGGCATTGATGCCAAGGACGGCGACCGTGTTATCATCAACGATGAGGAT AAACGCCGGTATTGGGACCAAACTAGCACTGGAAACCCCATTGTTCCCTCGCGCACATCCATCCTTGAAACCCTCAACAAGGTCACAGTCAACCCACCAAAGCTCAAGCCGAAGCTTACCATTGGTGTGATTGAGAAGATGTTCTTCGATATCAAGATGACCTTCAAGGAGCATCCCTATCTCAGCATGGGCTGCATCCTTGGCATCGCTTTTGGTCTCTTCCAGTGGCTCATGGGAAGAACCACAAGAAGAGCCCGCGGTCACTTTAAGCTCGAGGAGGGCGTTGGAATGAAGGAATCGAAGCCCTCCACGTTGTTTGGCGGATCAAGCAACACTGCCACCAAAGCGGACTAG
- a CDS encoding uncharacterized protein (EggNog:ENOG503P5W5; COG:S) translates to MTSPSQTSVFHPEHHAHLIPYMAAIYASGINIDRTTAIGPFLPPLSLERLLIWWKDRIAEHQAQTRIIILLLPPSENANQKPKGEDLRGIAMVELDQSQAGDFRGVIDLLIVGQKFRRQGGGRSLIQACEYESARKGRSLLTARTETDSASELAFKSCGYVEVGKIPNFSRTSVDAATKRGVTLFYKDILLQTQQSRTTAGA, encoded by the exons ATGACGTCCCCATCTCAGACATCCGTCTTCCACCCCGAGCACCACGCTCACCTAATTCCTTACATGGCCGCCATCTACGCCTCAGGCATCAACATCGACCGCACCACTGCCATCGGCCCTTTTTTACCTCCCCTGTCCCTCGAACGCCTCCTGATCTGGTGGAAAGACCGGATAGCAGAGCATCAAGCCCAGacccgcatcatcatcctgctgctgcctccgTCCGAGAATGCAAACCAGAAGCCAAAGGGCGAGGACCTCCGCGGGATAGCCATGGTCGAGCTTGATCAGTCGCAAGCTGGTGATTTCCGAGGTGTCATCGACCTGCTGATTGTTGGCCAAAAGTTCAGGAGgcaaggaggggggaggagtttgattCAAGCGTGCGAGTATGAGAGcgcgaggaaggggaggtcgCTGTTG ACGGCGAGAACAGAGACAGATTCCGCCTCCGAGCTGGCATTCAAGAGCTGCGGCTACGTCGAGGTGGGCAAAATTCCAAACTTTAGCAGGACCAGCGTTGATGCGGCCACGAAGAGGGGGGTTACCCTCTTCTATAAGGATATTTTACTCCAGACCCAGCAAAGCCGAACGACTGCGGGTGCCTAA
- a CDS encoding uncharacterized protein (EggNog:ENOG503NX5P; COG:I) encodes MVIHSLLRKAKQGLNDILPGEDKHSHTHEGYQCRESECAEFSENRHCSFAPRSRGNAKWYVDGATYFWAISMAIEEARESIYILDWWLSPELYLRRPPAQNEKYRLDRLLKAAAERGVRVYVLVYKEVEAALTREFIHTKNHLQGLHPNIKVFRYPDHHPAKNVVSGLQDLHTSLVSLDLKNFNLAKASQNAVEGLYGTADDVVLFWAHHEKLCLVDGRVAFMGGLDMCFGRYDTNSHPIADAHPGNLDNIIFPGQDFNNARVYDFEEVNKWENNKRKWNQHLPCSWLILKIVVDRTKASRMGWADVAISLSGPIVDSLATHFCERWNYIFDKKYSGRTNLKVHRLTAPGVQKHSDYGAHALMDQGEELLGGVQSKITSKLGKFWGGGGEEAGVSQVQAPPHPPVCNANEHGIANIQLARSVSKWSLGVRTEHSIANAYIDAITNAKHFVYIENQFFITATSNKQRPVRNKIGKAIVDRVLRAHINNEDFQIIIMMPAVPAFAGDLKSEGALGTRAIMEFQYNSINRGGSSIIETLRREGVHDPYRYINWYNLRNYDRINRSQIMTRAERESGVSYEAAHRDFEDRYSSSNSGGNNSYYRRYQATATSLTDQSWDTVSPCYMESGLSILGVPWTGSPEDELDAFVSEQLYIHTKVLIADDQLVICGSANLNDRSQLGDHDSEIAVIIEDPTPIRTYMNSRPYTASQFATSLRRFLYRKHLGLVPHQHPDRPDINWTPVTHDAVNHYDWDSPSDRLVADPLSPDFINLWRGTARRNTEIFSRAFHPVPNDKVRTWEDYDNFFSKHFVIPGEPAEQAEEGYKNGKVDYGHVVKENFPGGVGELKMWLSGIRGNLVEMPLNFLIDVPDIAEDGLALNSLTDELYT; translated from the exons ATGGTTATCCACTCCCTCCTTCGTAAGGCCAAGCAGGGGCTCAATGACATTTTGCCCGGAGAGGACAAGCATTCGCACACGCACGAGGGTTACCAATGTCGTGAGAGCGAGTGTGCAGAATTCAGCGAGAACCGCCATTGCTCATTTGCCCCTCGGTCGAGAGGGAATGCGAAGTGGTATGTGGATGGCGCAACCTACTTTTGGGCCATCTCCATGGCTATTGAAG AGGCCCGAGAGTCCATCTACATCCTCGATTGGTGGCTGAG CCCCGAACTGTACCTGCGCCGACCCCCGGCCCAGAATGAGAAATACCGCCTGGACAGACTGCTCAAAGCCGCTGCTGAGCGAGGGGTGAGGGTCTATGTACTCGTCTACAAGGAGGTCGAGGCTGCTTTGACACGTGAGTTTATC CACACCAAGAATCATCTTCAGGGACTCCATCCCAACATCAAAGTGTTCAGATATCCCGACCATCATCCAGCCAAGAATGTTGTCTCGGGTCTCCAAGACCTCCACACAAGTCTCGTGAGCCTCGATCTCAAGAACTTCAACCTTGCCAAAGCATCACAGAACGCTGTTGAGGGTCTGTATGGTACCGCCGATGATGTGGTTCTTTTCTGGGCACACCATGAAAAGCTCTGTCTCGTTGACGGCAGGGTGGCTTTCATGGGTGGCTTAGATATGT GCTTTGGTAGATACGACACGAACA GCCATCCCATTGCCGACGCGCACCCAGGTAATCTGGACAACATCATTTTCCCGGGACAAGATTTCAACAACGCGAGAGTGTATGATTTTGAGGAGGTCAACAAATGGGAAAACAACAAGCGTAAGTGGAATCAACACTTGCCATGCAGTTGGTTGATACTGAAAATTGTAGTCGACCGGACTAAGGCATCGAGAATGGGGTGGGCCGACGTTGCTATCAGCTTGTCTGGGCCGATTGTGGACAGCTTGGCCACGCATTTCTGTGAACGATG GAACTACATCTTTGACAAGAAATACTCCGGTCGTACTAACTTGAAGGTCCACCGTCTCACGGCCCCTGGAGTTCAAAAACACTCCGATTATGGCGCCCATGCCTTGATGGATCAAGGAGAGGAGCTCCTGGGCGGCGTTCAGTCCAAGATCACCTCCAAGCTGGGCAAattctggggaggaggtggagaagaggcCGGTGTTTCTCAGGTCCAGGCgccgcctcatcctcctgTCTGCAATGCCAATGAGCACGGCATCGCCAACATCCAGTTGGCGAGAAGTGTTTCGAAGTGGTCGCTTGGTGTGAGAACCGAGCATTCTATCGCCAACGCCTACATTGACGCCATCACGAACGCTAAGCACTTTGTCTACATTGAGAATCAG TTCTTCATCACAGCCACCTCCAACAAGCAGAGACCGGTTCGCAACAAGATCGGCAAAGCCATCGTCGATCGTGTCTTGCGTGCTCACATAAACAATGAAGACTTCCAGATCATTATCATGATGCCTGCGGTTCCTGCCTTTGCTGGCGATCTCAAGTCTGAAGGTGCCCTTGGCACCCGCGCGATTATGGAGTTCCAGTACAACAGCATCAaccgcggcggcagcagtATCATCGAGACACTCAGGAGGGAAGGCGTCCATGACCCTTACAGGTACATCAACTGGTACAATCTCCGCAACTATGACCGCATCAACAGAAGTCAGATCATGACCCGTGCCGAACGCGAGAGCGGGGTCAGCTACGAAGCTGCCCATCGCGATTTTGAGGACCGGTACAGCTCCTCAAACTCCGGCGGGAACAATAGCTACTACCGTCGCTACCAAGCGACCGCGACTTCCCTGACCGACCAGAGCTGGGACACCGTCTCGCCCTGCTACATGGAGAGCGGCCTGTCCATCCTCGGCGTTCCATGGACTGGTAGCCCCGAGGATGAGCTCGACGCCTTTGTCTCTGAGCAGCTTTACATCCACACCAAGGTCCTCATCGCTGACGACCAGCTGGTCATCTGCGGTTCTGCCAACCTCAACGACCGCTCTCAGCTCGGCGACCACGACTCCGAAATTGCCGTCATCATCGAGGACCCGACGCCGATCAGAACTTATATGAATAGCCGCCCGTACACGGCTTCCCAGTTtgccacctccctccgccgCTTCCTCTATCGCAAGCACCTCGGTCTCGTTCCCCACCAGCATCCCGACCGTCCTGACATCAACTGGACGCCTGTCACCCACGACGCGGTCAATCATTACGACTGGGACTCCCCTTCGGACCGCCTCGTCGCCGACCCTCTTTCGCCCGACTTCATCAACTTGTGGCGTGGCACCGCCCGCCGCAACACCGAAATCTTCAGCAGGGCCTTCCACCCTGTCCCCAACGACAAGGTCAGGACTTGGGAGGATTACGACAACTTCTTCTCCAAGCACTTTGTCATCCCCGGCGAGCCGGCCGAGCAGGCAGAGGAAGGGTACAAGAACGGCAAGGTCGACTACGGGCACGTTGTCAAGGAGAACTTTCccggtggtgtgggtgagCTAAAGATGTGGCTCAGCGGCATCAGGGGCAACCTTGTGGAGATGCCGCTCAACTTCTTGATTGACGTCCCTGACATCGCGGAGGATGGGCTGGCGCTGAACAGCTTGACGGATGAGCTATATACCTGA